The Petrocella atlantisensis genome has a window encoding:
- a CDS encoding M23 family metallopeptidase produces the protein MNGVLKYKENFFLRYKKEIALTLGAVLTFSAVVRYAPSDAAQSGAIHARNTNSQSVEEQLVENGYKVLIDGVELGVVKNKDDGQAATNQAVEMVIAKLGYNPEVEPVLTFEANYTNEKNYIASEELATTIASQVIDNLDRHKVMAYVMKIGDDFTVAVKNEEDIKKVLLKAQSIYVNTDMALDISLAKDVHNGLIIKPQVIMLKEEDSARTFTASGIEEDSTTTQEPTEEAPKDATKEGVTVDVDFAESVMAVEAYVFEDEVLSVDEATALITKENEEAKLYTVVSGDAPSTIAASNSMPLDQLYDLNPGLEENTLNMKIGDELVVMVPEPELSIATKEEVVYTESIIKGVSYVDNPDVYKGSDSVIDAGYDGVLQLTAVVSKVNGKEIGREITNQTILKEAKDKVVSRGTKPLPKKGATGNYKYPLTNFRVTSPFGRRWGAFHSGVDLSAPTGTTVRASDGGTVTVAGWRGNYGYLVEIDHGNGIRTRYGHNSKINVKVGQKVAQYETIAKVGSTGRSTGPHVHFEIRFDGVAANPMNYLEH, from the coding sequence ATGAATGGGGTTCTTAAATATAAAGAGAATTTCTTTCTTAGGTATAAGAAGGAAATCGCACTGACTTTAGGCGCAGTGCTTACTTTTTCCGCTGTGGTCAGATATGCACCAAGTGATGCAGCACAAAGTGGGGCTATACACGCACGAAATACAAATAGTCAATCAGTCGAAGAACAACTTGTAGAGAATGGGTATAAAGTCCTAATAGATGGGGTTGAACTTGGCGTTGTCAAAAATAAAGATGATGGTCAGGCAGCTACCAATCAAGCGGTTGAAATGGTCATTGCAAAACTGGGATACAATCCTGAAGTCGAACCGGTATTGACCTTTGAAGCCAATTACACTAATGAAAAAAACTACATAGCATCTGAAGAATTAGCGACGACAATTGCAAGTCAGGTGATAGATAATCTGGATCGGCACAAGGTCATGGCTTATGTGATGAAAATAGGCGATGATTTTACTGTTGCGGTTAAAAATGAAGAAGACATCAAAAAAGTGTTGTTGAAAGCTCAAAGTATATATGTAAATACGGATATGGCACTGGATATCAGTTTGGCAAAAGATGTTCATAACGGTTTAATTATTAAGCCTCAAGTTATTATGCTAAAGGAAGAAGATTCGGCAAGAACATTTACAGCGAGCGGAATTGAAGAGGATTCGACGACAACACAAGAACCAACGGAAGAAGCGCCAAAAGATGCAACCAAAGAAGGTGTCACCGTAGATGTCGACTTTGCAGAATCGGTTATGGCTGTAGAAGCGTATGTCTTTGAAGACGAGGTTCTGTCCGTTGATGAAGCGACGGCATTGATTACTAAGGAAAATGAAGAAGCGAAGTTGTATACGGTTGTTTCCGGTGATGCACCATCCACCATCGCAGCCAGTAACAGTATGCCCCTGGATCAGCTTTATGACTTAAACCCTGGGCTTGAAGAAAACACGTTAAACATGAAAATTGGTGACGAACTGGTGGTTATGGTACCGGAACCGGAGTTATCTATTGCAACCAAAGAAGAAGTGGTTTATACAGAATCGATTATAAAGGGTGTGTCCTATGTGGATAATCCTGATGTCTATAAGGGGTCCGATAGTGTGATTGACGCTGGTTATGATGGTGTGTTACAATTGACAGCTGTTGTGTCAAAAGTCAATGGTAAAGAAATAGGCCGTGAAATTACAAATCAAACCATACTAAAAGAAGCGAAAGATAAAGTCGTGTCTAGAGGCACAAAGCCGTTGCCCAAAAAAGGTGCAACTGGCAATTACAAGTATCCATTAACAAACTTTAGAGTGACGTCACCATTTGGTAGAAGATGGGGTGCATTTCATTCAGGTGTTGACTTGTCAGCACCAACAGGTACGACGGTTAGAGCTTCTGATGGTGGAACGGTAACGGTTGCCGGATGGCGTGGCAATTATGGTTACTTAGTAGAAATCGACCATGGTAATGGTATCAGAACACGGTATGGTCACAACAGTAAAATAAACGTTAAGGTCGGTCAAAAGGTTGCCCAATACGAAACCATAGCAAAAGTTGGTAGTACAGGCAGAAGTACAGGACCACACGTTCATTTTGAGATACGGTTTGACGGTGTTGCAGCTAACCCGATGAATTACTTAGAACATTAA
- a CDS encoding M23 family metallopeptidase translates to MDKSESNSLKKKFFMHLKMKTMDIKKLILKTLELKTINFKTIKFKNINMKSFKLNKKMINWKRIDWKNFKATVGTIMKEPKRVIAIGFVSVMLISGIGITQSLVISMGSDVTMASDDEEVSYVEVMMNNQVLGYVPSVSVGQNMVEAARVNLIERMGYDPELTQDIKYIPQHGEKMIFTDEKELLEILENTMYAAIEDIKVKGFVMKIGDDFTVALESEEALKAVLEGAQKVYLEDESTVSVEMKKDPHNTLVMKPEIKVLQKELTVDRNFLTSATLSATAESEESGKVFESVVKEISLEQQIVVIEAFVNADEIVDVETATSMITKENEKVKTYTVQTGDSPSVIALSNGMTTRELYDLNAGLEERASKIQIGEELIVMVPEPELFVSSVEEVVYTEIIDKHKVYVDNPNAYIGTDEVLEPGVEGVLEVHALIKKLNGKEFDRVILEETVISEPTTEKILRGSKALPITNATGTFQVPMIKYRLTSKFGPRWGRMHTGIDLAGPRGTEIKAADGGRVIAAGWDGGYGYRVVIDHGNGMTSLYAHASAIYVKVGQDVGKYERIAAVGNTGNSTGPHLHFEIHVNGVRKDPMKYLKF, encoded by the coding sequence ATGGATAAATCAGAAAGTAATAGTTTGAAGAAAAAGTTCTTTATGCACTTAAAAATGAAAACAATGGATATTAAAAAGTTGATCCTTAAAACCTTGGAGTTAAAGACGATCAACTTTAAGACGATCAAGTTTAAGAATATAAATATGAAAAGTTTTAAGTTGAATAAAAAGATGATTAACTGGAAAAGAATCGACTGGAAAAATTTTAAAGCTACTGTAGGTACCATCATGAAAGAACCTAAAAGAGTTATAGCAATAGGTTTTGTAAGTGTTATGCTTATATCCGGTATCGGCATTACACAGAGTCTTGTCATATCCATGGGTTCAGATGTAACCATGGCTTCAGACGATGAAGAAGTCAGTTATGTAGAAGTGATGATGAACAATCAAGTCCTAGGTTATGTACCAAGTGTATCGGTTGGCCAAAACATGGTAGAAGCAGCCAGAGTGAATCTAATCGAACGTATGGGTTATGACCCAGAGCTTACACAAGATATAAAATACATCCCACAACATGGGGAAAAAATGATTTTTACAGATGAGAAAGAACTTTTAGAGATTCTAGAAAATACGATGTACGCAGCAATTGAAGATATTAAAGTTAAAGGTTTTGTCATGAAGATAGGAGACGACTTTACGGTTGCCCTTGAAAGTGAGGAAGCCTTAAAAGCCGTTTTGGAAGGTGCACAAAAAGTATATCTTGAAGATGAGAGCACGGTTAGTGTAGAGATGAAAAAAGACCCACACAACACATTGGTCATGAAGCCTGAAATCAAAGTATTGCAAAAAGAATTAACCGTTGACAGAAACTTTCTAACATCAGCGACCCTAAGTGCTACAGCTGAGAGCGAGGAAAGTGGTAAGGTCTTTGAGTCTGTGGTTAAGGAAATAAGCCTTGAACAACAAATTGTCGTTATAGAAGCTTTTGTTAACGCTGATGAAATCGTAGATGTAGAAACAGCCACTTCGATGATCACTAAGGAAAATGAAAAAGTGAAGACTTATACGGTTCAAACCGGAGATTCACCATCAGTTATCGCCCTATCTAACGGAATGACAACGCGAGAGTTATATGACTTGAATGCCGGTCTTGAGGAAAGAGCCAGTAAGATTCAAATAGGCGAAGAACTCATTGTTATGGTACCTGAGCCTGAGTTGTTTGTTTCGTCGGTTGAAGAAGTCGTTTATACAGAAATCATTGACAAGCACAAGGTCTATGTGGATAATCCAAATGCTTATATAGGTACAGACGAAGTCCTTGAACCTGGTGTAGAAGGTGTTCTTGAAGTTCATGCACTTATTAAAAAGTTAAATGGTAAAGAATTTGATAGAGTCATTCTAGAAGAAACGGTTATATCCGAGCCTACAACTGAAAAAATCCTAAGAGGTTCAAAAGCATTACCGATTACAAATGCAACTGGTACTTTTCAAGTACCTATGATAAAATATAGATTGACTTCCAAATTCGGTCCAAGATGGGGCAGAATGCACACAGGTATCGATTTGGCCGGACCAAGAGGAACAGAAATCAAAGCAGCTGATGGCGGACGTGTTATAGCTGCAGGCTGGGATGGCGGTTATGGTTATCGCGTGGTTATAGATCACGGTAATGGCATGACGTCCTTATATGCACATGCTAGTGCAATCTATGTTAAAGTCGGTCAAGATGTCGGGAAATATGAAAGAATCGCAGCCGTTGGTAATACAGGCAATAGTACGGGACCTCATTTACATTTTGAGATTCATGTCAACGGTGTTAGAAAAGACCCTATGAAGTATTTGAAATTCTAA
- the rbsB gene encoding ribose ABC transporter substrate-binding protein RbsB encodes MKKVLVVLLTMVMVVSLLAACGKKEEEMTGGGEKVGLIVSTLNNPFFVTLKEGAEAKATELGMELVVLDSQNDPAKELANMEDLLTQGVSVILINPTDSDAVVGAIAMANEKDIPVITLDRGANGGEVVTHIASDNVAGGVMAGEYIAELLGGSGNVVELEGIAGTSAARDRGQGFNDAIGTTDIEVVAKQVADFDRTKGLSVMENILQAQPEIDAVFAHNDEMALGALTAVEASGRDILIVGFDATDDAVKAVEEGKLAATVAQQPAMIGSLGVEAASDVLEGVTLEAFVPVPLKLVTGEGSVPVDTMTGNGEKVGLIVSTLNNPFFVTLKEGAEAAAADMNLELIVLDSQNDPAKELANMEDLLTQGVSVILINPTDSDAVVGAIGLANGSGIPVITLDRGANGGEVVTHIASDNVAGGLMAGEYIAELLGGSGNVVELEGIAGTSAARDRGQGFNDAISTTDIEVVAKQVADFDRTKGLSVMENILQAQPEIDAVFAHNDEMALGALTAVEASGRDILIVGFDATDDAVKAVEEGKLAATVAQQPAMIGSLGVEAALKSIQGESLDAYVPVDLMLVK; translated from the coding sequence ATGAAAAAGGTATTGGTAGTATTATTAACAATGGTAATGGTAGTAAGTTTGTTGGCGGCATGTGGTAAGAAAGAAGAAGAAATGACTGGTGGCGGTGAAAAAGTAGGCTTAATCGTATCGACCCTTAACAATCCATTCTTTGTTACACTAAAAGAAGGTGCCGAAGCAAAAGCAACAGAACTAGGTATGGAATTGGTGGTTTTGGATTCACAAAACGATCCGGCAAAAGAATTGGCGAATATGGAAGATCTATTGACCCAAGGGGTTAGTGTGATTCTCATTAACCCAACGGATTCAGATGCTGTTGTCGGTGCTATTGCTATGGCCAATGAAAAAGACATACCGGTAATAACGCTAGACCGTGGTGCCAATGGCGGAGAAGTTGTAACCCACATTGCATCCGATAACGTAGCAGGTGGTGTTATGGCTGGCGAGTACATTGCTGAATTACTTGGTGGCAGTGGCAATGTGGTTGAACTTGAAGGTATTGCCGGAACCAGTGCGGCAAGAGATAGAGGTCAAGGCTTTAATGATGCCATAGGTACAACAGACATTGAAGTTGTAGCCAAGCAAGTAGCGGACTTTGACCGTACAAAAGGATTATCTGTTATGGAAAACATCCTTCAAGCTCAACCGGAGATTGATGCTGTCTTTGCACACAATGATGAAATGGCACTGGGTGCACTAACAGCGGTAGAAGCATCCGGAAGAGATATCTTAATTGTTGGCTTTGATGCTACAGATGATGCGGTCAAAGCCGTTGAAGAAGGTAAGCTTGCAGCGACTGTGGCACAACAACCGGCTATGATTGGTAGTCTGGGCGTGGAAGCGGCTTCAGATGTACTCGAAGGTGTGACTTTAGAAGCTTTTGTTCCGGTACCTCTTAAACTTGTTACAGGTGAAGGTTCTGTTCCAGTGGATACTATGACCGGTAACGGTGAAAAAGTAGGCTTAATCGTTTCCACACTTAACAACCCATTCTTTGTAACATTAAAAGAAGGTGCAGAAGCTGCAGCGGCAGATATGAACCTTGAATTGATTGTGTTGGATTCACAAAATGATCCGGCAAAAGAACTGGCGAACATGGAAGATCTATTGACCCAAGGGGTTAGTGTGATTCTCATTAACCCAACGGATTCAGATGCTGTTGTCGGTGCGATTGGATTGGCAAATGGAAGTGGTATACCGGTAATAACGCTAGACCGTGGTGCTAATGGTGGAGAAGTTGTAACCCACATTGCATCCGACAACGTAGCAGGTGGCCTTATGGCAGGCGAGTACATTGCTGAATTACTTGGTGGCAGTGGCAATGTGGTAGAACTTGAAGGTATTGCCGGAACCAGTGCGGCAAGAGATAGAGGTCAAGGCTTTAATGATGCTATAAGCACAACAGATATTGAAGTTGTAGCCAAGCAAGTAGCGGATTTTGACCGTACAAAAGGATTATCTGTTATGGAAAACATCCTTCAAGCTCAACCGGAGATTGATGCCGTCTTTGCACACAATGATGAAATGGCCCTAGGTGCTCTAACAGCGGTAGAAGCATCCGGAAGAGATATCTTAATTGTTGGCTTTGATGCTACAGATGATGCGGTCAAAGCCGTTGAAGAAGGCAAACTTGCAGCGACTGTAGCGCAACAACCGGCTATGATTGGTAGCCTGGGTGTAGAAGCAGCTCTCAAATCCATTCAGGGTGAAAGTCTAGATGCCTATGTACCCGTTGATCTGATGCTGGTCAAATAG
- a CDS encoding ATP-binding protein → MKVGNTMSISIRWRLVLMYVLMVVIVMMVSGTMIVLLVRSNEMESVQESIQLAVEAIKTTAFEDVDIDDIEDVKLKLSDVYEKYAALYKGKRVFLLDRTSRVVLPLSDAAKGLSFPTHQVMGAIEDGQHETYDKNRRLPGDDRKYIGYAENIKGSDGRVVYVVYVLGETTSVTNSIEKTIMVIISAAAVAILIAIVLGFIFSDFLTKPITALTVKARDMARGQLDKPIKVYANDEIGQLTKNFNRMAKSLNETLNEITSEKNKLEIVFKHMTDGILVFDKIGVMIHSNPASIDMLKLDRQISFQEVFNPYLEVSYNDLKNMVQEETILHVVIVENRYYSVYFAKFLDQHNEAVGLICVIQDITEHKKLEEMQKEFVANVSHELRTPLTTIKSYTETLLEGALEDSDIAVRFLEVINHESDRMTALVQDLLELSKLDNKQIKFAMNDINLENILEDSINKYRIHSEKKNQSLIYHKPNNTFRTIGDVNRIEQVIKNIISNAVKYSPEGAIIEISIEDQNKYVKVSIADNGMGISKDDLKRIFERFYRVDKARSREMGGTGLGLAIAKEIMEYHGGKILVDSEVGVGTTFELYFLNKQS, encoded by the coding sequence GTGAAAGTTGGAAATACAATGAGTATAAGCATACGATGGCGTTTGGTACTTATGTATGTACTTATGGTTGTTATTGTCATGATGGTCAGTGGTACGATGATCGTACTCTTGGTAAGAAGTAATGAAATGGAGTCGGTTCAAGAGAGTATCCAATTAGCGGTTGAGGCCATTAAGACAACAGCCTTTGAAGATGTGGATATAGATGATATTGAAGATGTCAAATTAAAGCTGTCAGATGTTTACGAAAAATATGCAGCACTCTACAAAGGGAAAAGAGTTTTCTTATTGGACAGAACCTCTAGAGTTGTATTACCTCTTAGTGATGCAGCAAAGGGTCTCAGCTTCCCCACCCATCAAGTTATGGGGGCGATTGAAGACGGACAACATGAGACTTATGATAAGAACCGAAGATTACCGGGTGACGACAGAAAATACATAGGATATGCAGAGAATATTAAAGGCAGCGACGGCAGAGTGGTTTATGTGGTCTATGTCTTAGGCGAAACAACATCTGTCACCAACAGCATTGAGAAGACCATCATGGTCATCATCTCGGCTGCTGCGGTGGCTATTTTGATTGCTATTGTACTGGGTTTTATCTTTTCGGATTTCTTGACCAAGCCAATTACTGCTTTGACCGTCAAGGCTAGGGATATGGCCAGAGGGCAATTGGATAAACCCATTAAAGTTTATGCCAATGACGAGATTGGTCAATTGACAAAGAATTTTAATCGAATGGCAAAATCATTGAATGAAACCCTTAACGAAATTACAAGTGAGAAAAATAAGCTGGAAATTGTTTTTAAGCATATGACGGACGGTATCTTGGTCTTTGATAAAATCGGTGTTATGATTCATTCCAATCCGGCATCTATTGACATGTTGAAATTAGATAGACAAATCAGTTTCCAAGAAGTCTTTAACCCTTACTTGGAGGTCAGTTATAATGATCTGAAGAATATGGTTCAAGAAGAAACGATACTTCATGTTGTTATTGTGGAAAACAGATATTACAGTGTTTACTTTGCCAAATTCTTAGATCAACACAATGAGGCGGTTGGTCTTATTTGTGTCATACAAGATATAACAGAGCACAAGAAGTTAGAAGAGATGCAAAAGGAGTTTGTTGCCAATGTATCTCATGAACTTAGAACCCCACTTACTACGATTAAAAGCTATACAGAGACCTTGCTTGAAGGTGCATTAGAAGATTCGGATATTGCTGTTAGGTTCCTAGAGGTTATTAATCATGAAAGTGATCGAATGACCGCCTTGGTTCAAGACCTTCTTGAATTGTCCAAGTTGGATAATAAACAAATTAAATTTGCTATGAACGATATTAACTTAGAAAACATATTAGAAGACAGTATCAATAAATATCGCATTCATTCTGAGAAAAAAAATCAGAGTCTCATTTACCATAAGCCGAACAATACTTTTAGAACTATTGGAGATGTTAATCGTATTGAACAAGTCATTAAGAATATCATATCGAATGCGGTTAAATATAGTCCAGAAGGTGCCATCATTGAAATATCTATAGAAGATCAAAACAAGTATGTTAAGGTATCTATAGCCGACAATGGTATGGGTATTAGCAAAGATGATCTAAAAAGAATTTTTGAAAGATTTTACCGCGTGGATAAAGCCAGATCCAGGGAAATGGGTGGAACAGGGCTGGGTCTTGCTATTGCCAAAGAGATTATGGAATATCATGGCGGTAAGATATTGGTTGATTCTGAGGTTGGTGTTGGTACGACCTTCGAACTCTACTTTCTTAATAAACAGTCATAG
- a CDS encoding response regulator, which produces MAKVLVVDDEKAIVDILKFNLEREGFAVVTAADGEEGIRMFHKEQPDLILLDIMMPKIDGLQACKTIRTESNVPIIMLTARAEEVDKVLGLEFGADDYVTKPFGVRELIARVKSNIRRTSMDYDHTKNAQIIHVSNMTINVDKYEVSKDEVVIDLTVREYELLKFLATQKNQIFTREQLLEKVWGYEYYGDVRTVDVTIRRLREKVEDDPSKPGFILTKRGIGYYFKG; this is translated from the coding sequence ATGGCAAAAGTACTGGTCGTGGATGATGAAAAAGCAATCGTCGACATACTCAAGTTTAACCTTGAAAGAGAAGGCTTTGCTGTTGTGACGGCAGCAGATGGTGAAGAAGGCATACGCATGTTCCACAAGGAGCAGCCGGATTTGATTTTGTTGGATATTATGATGCCTAAAATAGATGGATTACAAGCCTGTAAAACAATTAGAACGGAATCGAATGTACCGATTATCATGTTAACAGCAAGAGCGGAAGAAGTTGACAAGGTGTTGGGCTTAGAATTCGGTGCCGATGACTATGTAACAAAGCCATTCGGTGTACGAGAGTTAATTGCTAGAGTCAAATCTAACATAAGACGCACATCGATGGATTATGATCATACAAAGAATGCACAGATTATTCATGTAAGCAACATGACCATAAACGTGGATAAGTATGAAGTCAGCAAAGATGAGGTTGTTATTGACTTGACCGTGCGAGAATATGAGTTACTCAAATTCTTAGCAACACAAAAGAACCAGATTTTTACAAGAGAACAATTGCTCGAAAAAGTTTGGGGCTATGAGTACTACGGAGATGTAAGAACGGTGGATGTTACCATTCGAAGATTAAGAGAAAAAGTAGAAGACGACCCTAGTAAACCCGGATTCATCCTAACAAAAAGAGGCATTGGCTATTATTTTAAAGGCTAG